Proteins from one Thermobifida alba genomic window:
- a CDS encoding alpha/beta fold hydrolase has product MTTPIQVSPVTGHYVTIEVEGTQYRVFYLENGSGQPLVCQHTAGCHNHQWMGLLEDPEITENHRVIAYDLARHGKSDPPMNAEWWKEEYRLTADHYVAFVVAFCDALGLEDPIFMGSSFGGNVALQLALRHPDRFKAVIPVEAADYSPGFFLDWWQHPHANAAQVCASGVWDLMAPQSPEHDRWRTWFYYSQGSEAFRGDLYFYSVDHDLRGRCGEIDTSRCPVVMLTGEYDYLTPPEAGRRTAEQIPGAEFIEMTEIGHFPMSENYPRFAGYLKQALDLIERRLGSEEAAAPRPRTPGEPVSGR; this is encoded by the coding sequence ATGACCACACCGATACAAGTCTCCCCGGTGACCGGCCACTACGTCACCATCGAGGTCGAGGGGACGCAGTACCGCGTCTTCTACCTGGAGAACGGCAGCGGCCAGCCGCTGGTCTGCCAGCACACCGCCGGCTGCCACAACCACCAGTGGATGGGGCTGCTGGAGGACCCGGAGATCACCGAGAACCACCGGGTGATCGCCTACGACCTGGCCCGGCACGGCAAGTCCGACCCGCCGATGAACGCGGAGTGGTGGAAGGAGGAGTACCGGCTCACCGCCGACCACTACGTCGCGTTCGTCGTGGCCTTCTGCGACGCCCTCGGCCTGGAGGACCCGATCTTCATGGGCTCCTCCTTCGGCGGCAACGTCGCCCTGCAACTGGCGCTGCGCCACCCCGACCGGTTCAAGGCGGTCATCCCGGTGGAGGCGGCCGACTACTCGCCCGGCTTCTTCCTCGACTGGTGGCAGCACCCGCACGCCAACGCCGCACAGGTGTGCGCGAGCGGCGTGTGGGACCTGATGGCGCCCCAGTCGCCGGAGCACGACCGCTGGCGCACGTGGTTCTACTACTCGCAGGGCTCCGAGGCGTTCCGCGGCGACCTGTACTTCTACTCGGTCGACCACGACCTGCGGGGCCGCTGCGGGGAGATCGACACCTCGCGCTGCCCGGTGGTCATGCTGACCGGCGAGTACGACTACCTGACTCCGCCCGAGGCCGGCCGGCGCACCGCCGAGCAGATCCCGGGGGCCGAGTTCATCGAGATGACGGAGATCGGGCACTTCCCGATGAGCGAGAACTACCCGAGGTTCGCCGGCTACCTGAAGCAGGCGCTCGACCTCATCGAACGCCGTCTGGGGTCGGAGGAGGCGGCCGCACCCCGCCCCAGGACCCCGGGCGAACCCGTCAGCGGCAGGTGA
- a CDS encoding Zn-dependent alcohol dehydrogenase produces the protein MKAAVLHEFHKDLVIEDVTVSEPAPDEVLVRVVASGVCHTDRTMQLGANDLPLPLILGHEAAGIVERVGSAVTYVKPGDPVATCASAFCGSCRWCMRGELQHCERKRRSREPGRPPRLSQGDTPVEPFVGLGGFAEQLLVHESAVVKLPEEMPLDRAALLGCSVITGVGAVRNAAKVQVGQTVAVIGCGGVGLNVVQGARIAGAAQIIAVDRIPDKLALARQFGATHTVDAGTTDPVEAVRELTGGGVDHAIEVVGIAATMEQAFQMLDTQGTATVVGVARPDVQVRVPATDLLLEKRLQGSKMGSSRFRIDIPLYCRLYLDGRLKLDELLSARVPLTEVNRALADLDNPLGARTVLTF, from the coding sequence ATGAAAGCTGCCGTCCTGCACGAGTTCCACAAGGATCTGGTGATCGAGGACGTCACTGTCTCGGAGCCCGCTCCCGACGAGGTCCTCGTCCGGGTCGTCGCCTCCGGCGTCTGCCACACGGACCGGACCATGCAACTGGGGGCCAACGACCTTCCCCTGCCGCTCATCCTCGGCCACGAGGCCGCCGGGATCGTGGAGCGCGTGGGAAGCGCCGTCACCTACGTCAAACCCGGCGACCCCGTCGCGACCTGCGCCTCCGCCTTCTGCGGCAGCTGCCGCTGGTGCATGCGCGGCGAACTGCAGCACTGCGAGCGCAAGCGGCGCTCCCGCGAGCCCGGCCGGCCGCCCCGGCTCTCCCAGGGCGACACGCCCGTCGAGCCGTTCGTCGGCCTCGGCGGGTTCGCCGAGCAGCTCCTCGTGCACGAGAGCGCCGTGGTGAAACTGCCCGAGGAGATGCCCCTGGACCGTGCCGCGCTGCTGGGCTGCTCGGTCATCACCGGCGTGGGCGCGGTCCGCAACGCCGCGAAGGTCCAGGTCGGCCAGACCGTGGCGGTCATCGGCTGCGGCGGTGTCGGCCTCAACGTGGTGCAGGGGGCCCGCATCGCCGGAGCCGCGCAGATCATCGCGGTCGACCGGATCCCCGACAAGCTCGCCCTCGCCCGGCAGTTCGGCGCCACCCACACCGTCGATGCCGGCACCACCGACCCGGTGGAGGCCGTGCGGGAGCTGACCGGCGGCGGTGTGGACCACGCCATCGAGGTGGTCGGCATCGCCGCGACCATGGAGCAGGCGTTCCAGATGCTCGACACCCAGGGCACCGCCACCGTCGTGGGCGTGGCCCGCCCCGACGTGCAGGTCCGCGTCCCGGCCACCGACCTGCTGCTGGAGAAGCGCCTCCAGGGCTCCAAGATGGGGTCGTCCCGGTTCCGGATCGACATCCCCCTCTACTGCCGGCTCTACCTGGACGGCCGCCTGAAGCTCGACGAACTCCTCAGCGCCAGGGTCCCCCTCACCGAGGTCAACCGCGCCCTCGCCGACCTCGACAACCCCCTCGGCGCACGCACCGTCCTCACCTTCTGA
- a CDS encoding SRPBCC family protein: MGETEIVIEPGHQDIVMTRVFDAPRDAVFRALTDPDLLAQWWGPKEYRTVVEHLDARPGGSWRMIHQGDQGDEYAFRGIFHDVAAPERMVQTFEYEGMPGHVSLETAVLEEAEGAKTRYVATSVFQSVADRDAMTESGMEEGARESMDRLAALVEKS; this comes from the coding sequence ATGGGTGAGACCGAGATCGTCATCGAACCGGGCCACCAGGACATCGTCATGACGCGTGTTTTCGACGCGCCCCGCGACGCGGTGTTCCGGGCGCTCACCGACCCCGACCTCCTGGCGCAGTGGTGGGGGCCGAAGGAGTACCGGACCGTGGTGGAGCACCTGGACGCGCGGCCCGGGGGCTCCTGGCGGATGATCCACCAGGGCGACCAGGGCGACGAGTACGCGTTCCGGGGGATCTTCCACGACGTCGCGGCGCCCGAGCGGATGGTGCAGACCTTCGAGTACGAGGGGATGCCCGGCCACGTCTCGCTGGAGACCGCCGTCCTGGAGGAGGCCGAGGGCGCGAAGACCCGGTACGTGGCCACCTCCGTCTTCCAGTCGGTGGCCGACCGCGACGCCATGACCGAGTCGGGCATGGAGGAGGGGGCCCGCGAGAGCATGGACCGCCTCGCCGCGCTCGTGGAGAAGTCCTGA
- a CDS encoding DUF1992 domain-containing protein, whose product MTERRPSGEPFESWVDRQIREAVERGEFDDLPGLGKPIPDIDRPYDEMWWVRRKLEREGVSALPPALALRKEAERAMAEAMRARSETEVRRIVADLNGQIRALMLRPIPGPPLTLVPYDADEVVRRWREKREDGRR is encoded by the coding sequence GTGACCGAGCGCAGGCCGTCCGGAGAGCCGTTCGAGTCGTGGGTGGACCGGCAGATCCGCGAGGCGGTCGAACGGGGCGAGTTCGACGACCTGCCCGGCCTGGGCAAGCCGATCCCCGACATCGACCGGCCCTACGACGAGATGTGGTGGGTCAGGCGGAAGCTGGAGCGGGAGGGCGTCTCCGCACTGCCGCCCGCGCTCGCCCTGCGCAAGGAGGCCGAGCGGGCGATGGCCGAGGCGATGCGGGCGCGCTCCGAGACCGAGGTGCGCCGCATCGTGGCGGACCTCAACGGCCAGATCCGCGCGCTGATGCTGCGCCCGATCCCCGGGCCCCCGCTCACCCTCGTGCCCTACGACGCGGACGAGGTCGTCCGCCGGTGGCGGGAGAAGCGGGAGGACGGACGGCGCTGA
- a CDS encoding NAD(P)/FAD-dependent oxidoreductase has product MERIVIAGGGLAAARTCEQLRSRGYEGELVMLCAEPHRPYDRPPLSKAALTEEEHDSTFPTDYAELSVDLRLGVAATALDPASRTVRTTGGDVTYDALVIATGASPVRLPGPGRQFTVRTVEDAARLRAELKPGQRVVLVGASWISAEVATAALRRGCSVTCVEAGPAPLSAALGAKVGERFLPWWSQVDLRLGTGVAEVTETGVRLTDGDHVDADVVVAGVGVRPDTGWLAGSGIELDRGVVVDEHLRTSLPGVLALGDVAVRWSPRWNARVHVEHWDDAREAARTVAGVLLHDPSEGTPLPVHDPVPYFWSDQFGHKIQYVGHHGPDDTLVVRGDGGARWAAAWLAPDGRLTAHLSIDSPRQMIDARMAIEAGARPDEAVLRDPEAKLAPPRRK; this is encoded by the coding sequence ATGGAACGAATCGTCATCGCGGGCGGCGGGCTGGCCGCCGCCCGCACGTGCGAGCAGCTCCGCTCCCGGGGGTACGAGGGGGAGCTGGTCATGCTCTGCGCCGAGCCGCACCGGCCCTACGACCGGCCGCCGCTGTCGAAGGCCGCGCTCACCGAGGAGGAGCACGACTCCACCTTCCCCACCGACTACGCGGAGCTGTCGGTGGACCTGCGCCTCGGTGTCGCCGCCACCGCGCTGGACCCCGCGTCCCGCACCGTGCGGACCACCGGGGGCGACGTGACCTACGACGCGCTCGTCATCGCCACCGGCGCCTCCCCCGTCCGGCTGCCCGGACCGGGCCGCCAGTTCACGGTGCGCACCGTGGAGGACGCGGCCCGGCTCAGGGCCGAGCTGAAGCCCGGCCAGCGGGTGGTCCTGGTGGGGGCCAGCTGGATCAGCGCCGAGGTCGCCACCGCGGCGCTGCGCCGGGGCTGCTCGGTGACCTGCGTCGAGGCGGGGCCGGCGCCGCTCTCCGCCGCCCTGGGGGCGAAGGTGGGCGAGCGTTTCCTGCCCTGGTGGTCGCAGGTCGACCTGCGGCTCGGCACGGGAGTCGCGGAGGTCACCGAGACCGGCGTGCGGCTGACCGACGGCGACCACGTGGACGCCGACGTGGTCGTGGCCGGCGTCGGGGTCCGCCCCGACACCGGCTGGCTGGCCGGCTCCGGGATCGAACTGGACCGGGGCGTGGTGGTGGACGAACACCTGCGCACCTCGCTGCCGGGGGTCCTCGCCCTCGGCGACGTGGCGGTGCGCTGGTCGCCGCGGTGGAACGCCCGGGTGCACGTCGAGCACTGGGACGACGCGCGGGAGGCGGCGCGGACCGTCGCGGGTGTCCTCCTGCACGACCCGTCCGAAGGGACGCCGCTGCCCGTGCACGACCCGGTCCCCTACTTCTGGAGCGACCAGTTCGGCCACAAGATCCAGTACGTGGGGCACCACGGCCCCGACGACACCCTGGTCGTCCGCGGCGACGGCGGTGCGCGGTGGGCCGCGGCGTGGCTGGCCCCCGACGGTCGGCTCACCGCCCACCTGAGCATCGACTCGCCCCGGCAGATGATCGACGCGCGGATGGCCATCGAGGCGGGGGCGCGCCCCGACGAGGCCGTGCTGCGCGACCCCGAGGCGAAACTCGCACCGCCCCGCAGGAAGTAG
- a CDS encoding DsbA family oxidoreductase, protein MNAPDRTVTVEVWSDIVCPWCYIGKRRLESALEQFEHAAEVEVVWRSFQLDPTFPVGVRQPVPEMLAEKIGGSVEQARRMNAEITELAAQEGLAYDLDRATMVNTVDAHRLTHLARAHGLGDAAHERLLRAQLVEAQVLDDVDTLVRLGVEIGLPEQETRRVVLGNDYVRDVRADLAEARALGVSGVPFFVLNRAFAVSGAQPVGTFLSALRAAHEHARESAA, encoded by the coding sequence GTGAACGCCCCGGACCGGACCGTGACGGTCGAGGTCTGGTCGGACATCGTCTGCCCGTGGTGCTACATCGGCAAGCGCCGCCTGGAGAGCGCCCTGGAGCAGTTCGAGCACGCCGCCGAGGTCGAGGTGGTCTGGCGCAGCTTCCAGCTCGACCCGACCTTTCCCGTGGGAGTCCGCCAGCCGGTGCCCGAGATGCTGGCGGAGAAGATCGGCGGCTCGGTCGAGCAGGCCCGCCGGATGAACGCGGAGATCACCGAACTGGCCGCGCAGGAGGGCCTGGCCTACGACCTCGACCGCGCCACGATGGTCAACACGGTCGACGCCCACCGCCTGACCCACCTGGCCCGGGCGCACGGCCTGGGGGACGCGGCCCACGAGCGGCTGCTGCGCGCCCAGCTCGTCGAGGCGCAGGTCCTCGACGACGTCGACACCCTGGTCCGGCTGGGGGTGGAGATCGGACTGCCCGAGCAGGAGACCCGCCGGGTCGTCCTGGGCAACGACTACGTCCGGGACGTCCGGGCCGACCTCGCCGAGGCGCGTGCGCTGGGCGTCAGCGGGGTGCCGTTTTTCGTGCTCAACCGCGCCTTCGCGGTCTCCGGGGCCCAGCCCGTGGGGACGTTCCTGTCGGCGCTGCGCGCCGCCCACGAGCACGCGCGCGAGTCCGCGGCCTGA
- a CDS encoding MSMEG_6728 family protein translates to MQTFLPLPTFAACAAVLDDRRLGKQRVETLQILRALVWPAYGWQRHPAVAMWRGFVPALVAYGVAVCAEWRRRGRSDATLPALLEFTGGRVPREGDLFARDLLPPWLGDAALHRSHRSALLRKDPGYYRPLFGDLPDHLPYVWPPPVFPRWPLRRTGHDPLPLDAALELLDWADPPPEQVAAVRRLAAGADAAVHVPDPHGHPAVALLAGLCTPGVTLWLVPGQPPPEPPPHDPAAEADFTRAVGRISRSVARRPGPAETAATLEEAVAEPEFHFRRVPPPGKAAAAPAGTGLVVVSGADLAAPEGAAPVLRLLPAPPAPS, encoded by the coding sequence ATGCAGACCTTCCTGCCGCTTCCCACCTTCGCGGCCTGCGCCGCGGTCCTGGACGACCGCCGGCTGGGCAAGCAGCGCGTGGAGACCCTGCAGATCCTGCGCGCGCTGGTGTGGCCCGCCTACGGCTGGCAGCGGCACCCGGCCGTGGCCATGTGGCGCGGGTTCGTCCCGGCGCTGGTGGCCTACGGGGTGGCGGTCTGCGCCGAGTGGCGCCGGCGGGGCCGCTCCGACGCCACGCTGCCCGCCCTGCTGGAGTTCACCGGGGGGCGCGTCCCCCGGGAGGGGGACCTGTTCGCCCGCGACCTGCTGCCGCCGTGGCTGGGCGACGCGGCCCTGCACCGGTCGCACCGCTCGGCCCTGCTCCGCAAGGATCCCGGGTACTACCGGCCGCTCTTCGGCGACCTTCCCGACCACCTGCCCTACGTGTGGCCGCCGCCGGTCTTCCCCCGCTGGCCGCTGCGCCGCACCGGACACGACCCGCTGCCGCTCGACGCGGCCCTGGAGCTGCTGGACTGGGCGGACCCGCCGCCGGAGCAGGTGGCGGCGGTGCGGCGGCTCGCCGCCGGGGCCGACGCCGCCGTGCACGTGCCCGATCCGCACGGCCATCCCGCGGTGGCGCTGCTGGCCGGGCTGTGCACGCCCGGGGTGACGCTGTGGCTGGTGCCCGGGCAGCCCCCGCCCGAGCCTCCGCCGCACGATCCCGCCGCGGAGGCCGACTTCACCCGGGCGGTGGGCCGCATCAGCCGCTCCGTGGCCCGCCGGCCCGGTCCGGCGGAGACCGCGGCGACCCTGGAGGAGGCCGTCGCCGAACCGGAGTTCCACTTCCGCCGGGTGCCTCCCCCGGGAAAGGCCGCGGCGGCGCCCGCGGGGACCGGACTCGTCGTGGTCTCCGGGGCCGACCTGGCCGCCCCCGAAGGGGCCGCGCCGGTGCTGCGCCTGCTCCCCGCCCCGCCGGCGCCGTCCTGA
- a CDS encoding zinc-binding dehydrogenase translates to MFAVYAESFSPDDPLSALRLGERPDPEPAAGWAVVTVRAASLNHHDVWSLRGVGLREEQLPMILGCDAAGYDEDGNEVVVHAVVSSPDWVGDETLDPKRSLLSERHQGTLAEKVAVPRRNLVPKPKSLSFEEAACLPTAWLTAYRMLFTQAGLKPGDSVLVQGAGGGVATALIALGRAAGLRVFATSRDSAKRERALELGAHETFEPGERLPARVDAVMETVGRATWSHSVKSLRPGGTVVIAGTTSGANPDNAELTRIFFQQMRVQGSTMGTRRELDQLVNFLDITGVRPVIHDTMPLERARDGFAAMIAGELFGKIVFTR, encoded by the coding sequence ATGTTCGCCGTCTACGCCGAGAGCTTCTCGCCCGATGACCCGCTGTCCGCGCTGCGCCTGGGGGAGCGCCCCGACCCCGAACCCGCCGCGGGCTGGGCGGTGGTCACGGTCCGGGCCGCCTCCCTCAACCACCACGACGTCTGGTCGCTGCGCGGGGTGGGCCTGCGCGAGGAGCAGCTGCCGATGATCCTCGGCTGCGATGCCGCCGGGTACGACGAGGACGGCAACGAGGTGGTCGTCCACGCCGTCGTCAGCAGCCCCGACTGGGTCGGCGACGAGACCCTCGACCCGAAGCGCTCCCTGCTCAGCGAACGCCACCAGGGGACCCTGGCCGAGAAGGTGGCCGTGCCCCGGCGCAACCTCGTCCCCAAACCGAAGTCGCTGTCCTTCGAGGAGGCCGCCTGCCTGCCGACCGCGTGGCTGACCGCCTACCGGATGCTGTTCACCCAGGCCGGGCTGAAGCCGGGGGACAGCGTGCTGGTGCAGGGTGCGGGCGGCGGTGTGGCCACCGCGCTGATCGCCCTGGGCCGCGCGGCGGGACTGCGGGTCTTCGCCACCAGCCGCGACAGCGCCAAACGCGAACGCGCCCTGGAACTGGGCGCGCACGAGACCTTCGAGCCCGGCGAGCGTCTTCCGGCGCGGGTGGACGCCGTCATGGAGACCGTCGGCAGGGCCACCTGGTCGCACTCGGTCAAGTCGCTGCGTCCCGGAGGCACCGTGGTCATCGCGGGGACGACCTCGGGCGCCAACCCCGACAACGCCGAACTGACGCGGATCTTCTTCCAGCAGATGCGCGTGCAGGGCTCCACCATGGGCACCCGCCGCGAACTCGACCAGCTGGTGAACTTCCTCGACATCACCGGAGTGCGTCCGGTCATCCACGACACGATGCCGCTGGAGCGGGCGCGCGACGGTTTCGCGGCCATGATCGCGGGGGAGCTGTTCGGCAAGATCGTCTTCACCCGGTGA
- a CDS encoding cytochrome P450 codes for MSNPTRCPVINFDHHSPEHASDPVASYRALRQSHKRGWTEAHGGYWVLSDYQSVFDAARDDELFSSTREAAGTDGLAIVIPPTPMYHHIPIEVDPPEFRKYRKIVNQVTAPSAVDRMKEMVERYTTAFVDSVIETGECDFTTIIGVPAIVTIDWLGLPVKDWKRYADAHRATLAEPQGSEAFRHAVEVELPALSQQMWDTIRARREQPTDDVISFLVSQEIDGRPITDEEVFAMVDLLVSGGTGTTASLVSQALVWLAKNPDVRQELIDDLSLLDRAVEEFLRVFSPTQALARTVTRDVEFHGCPMKKGDRVLLSWASANRDEEQFENPDTIDIKRWPNRHVAFGIGVHRCAGSHLGRLMAKRLLQEILTRMPDYTIDFDSLQHFHDQGTNVGFRSIPAKFTPGERVLPPSEAVIG; via the coding sequence ATGAGCAACCCCACGCGCTGCCCGGTGATCAACTTCGACCACCACTCACCGGAGCACGCCAGCGACCCGGTGGCCTCGTACCGCGCCCTGCGGCAGTCCCACAAGCGAGGCTGGACCGAGGCGCACGGCGGCTACTGGGTGCTGTCGGACTACCAGAGCGTGTTCGACGCGGCCCGTGACGACGAGCTGTTCTCCTCCACCCGCGAGGCCGCCGGCACCGACGGCCTGGCCATCGTCATCCCCCCGACCCCGATGTACCACCACATCCCCATCGAGGTCGACCCGCCGGAGTTCCGCAAGTACCGCAAGATCGTCAACCAGGTCACCGCGCCCTCCGCGGTGGACCGGATGAAGGAGATGGTGGAGCGCTACACCACCGCCTTCGTCGACAGCGTCATCGAGACGGGCGAGTGCGACTTCACCACGATCATCGGCGTGCCCGCGATCGTCACCATCGACTGGCTGGGCCTGCCCGTGAAGGACTGGAAGCGCTACGCCGACGCCCACCGCGCCACCCTGGCCGAGCCCCAGGGCAGCGAGGCGTTCCGCCACGCCGTCGAGGTGGAACTGCCCGCCCTGTCCCAGCAGATGTGGGACACCATCCGGGCCCGGCGCGAGCAGCCCACCGACGACGTGATCAGCTTCCTGGTCTCCCAGGAGATCGACGGCCGCCCGATCACCGACGAGGAGGTCTTCGCCATGGTCGACCTGCTCGTCTCCGGCGGCACCGGCACCACGGCCTCGCTGGTGAGCCAGGCCCTGGTCTGGCTGGCCAAGAACCCCGACGTCCGCCAGGAGCTCATCGACGACCTCAGCCTGCTCGACCGCGCGGTGGAGGAGTTCCTCCGCGTCTTCTCCCCCACCCAGGCCCTGGCCCGGACCGTCACCCGCGACGTGGAGTTCCACGGCTGCCCGATGAAGAAGGGCGACCGGGTCCTGCTGTCGTGGGCCTCGGCCAACCGCGACGAGGAGCAGTTCGAGAACCCCGACACCATCGACATCAAGCGGTGGCCCAACCGCCACGTCGCCTTCGGCATCGGCGTCCACCGGTGCGCGGGCTCCCACCTCGGCCGCCTGATGGCCAAGCGGCTGCTGCAGGAGATCCTCACCCGCATGCCCGACTACACGATCGACTTCGACTCCCTGCAGCACTTCCACGACCAGGGCACCAACGTGGGCTTCCGCAGCATCCCCGCGAAGTTCACCCCCGGCGAGCGGGTGCTGCCCCCGTCCGAAGCCGTCATCGGCTGA
- a CDS encoding lytic polysaccharide monooxygenase auxiliary activity family 9 protein yields the protein MHRHVHAGTSRWTVRALAVLFAALLGLTQWTAPAAAHGSVINPATRNYGCWLRWGNDHLNPNMQHEDPMCWQAWQDNPNAMWNWNGLYRDNVGGNHRAALPDGQLCSGGLAEGGRYRSMDAVGPWKTTDINNTFTIHLYDQASHGADYFEVYVTKQGFDPTTQPLTWGSLDLVHRTGSYAPSQNIQFTVNAPNRSGRHVVFTIWKASHMDQTYYLCSDVNFV from the coding sequence ATGCATCGTCATGTTCACGCCGGGACCTCCCGGTGGACCGTGCGCGCTCTGGCCGTGCTGTTCGCGGCCCTGCTGGGCCTGACCCAGTGGACCGCCCCCGCGGCCGCCCACGGGTCGGTCATCAACCCGGCGACGCGCAACTACGGCTGCTGGCTGCGGTGGGGCAACGACCACCTCAACCCCAACATGCAGCACGAAGACCCCATGTGCTGGCAGGCCTGGCAGGACAACCCCAACGCCATGTGGAACTGGAACGGCCTGTACCGCGACAACGTGGGCGGCAACCACCGGGCCGCGCTGCCCGACGGGCAGCTGTGCAGCGGCGGTCTGGCCGAGGGCGGCCGCTACCGCTCCATGGACGCCGTGGGCCCGTGGAAGACCACCGACATCAACAACACCTTCACGATCCACCTGTACGACCAGGCCAGCCACGGTGCGGACTACTTCGAGGTCTACGTCACCAAGCAGGGCTTCGACCCGACCACCCAGCCGCTGACCTGGGGCAGCCTGGACCTGGTCCACCGGACCGGCAGCTACGCGCCCAGCCAGAACATCCAGTTCACGGTCAACGCGCCCAACCGCAGCGGCCGCCACGTGGTCTTCACCATCTGGAAGGCCTCGCACATGGACCAGACCTACTACCTGTGCAGTGACGTGAACTTCGTCTGA
- a CDS encoding ferredoxin, whose protein sequence is MRVRVDGKQCQGHGVCYMTAPDVFAPREEDGHAYVLHDEVGPELEAAAREGADVCPERAITVE, encoded by the coding sequence ATGCGCGTCCGAGTCGACGGAAAGCAGTGCCAGGGGCACGGTGTGTGCTACATGACCGCGCCCGACGTGTTCGCGCCGCGCGAGGAGGACGGGCACGCCTACGTGCTCCACGACGAGGTGGGCCCGGAGTTGGAGGCCGCGGCCAGGGAGGGCGCGGACGTCTGCCCGGAGCGGGCCATCACCGTCGAGTGA
- a CDS encoding SpoIIE family protein phosphatase: MLLQKALTGLDVGVYVTDEQERIVAVNPHAEELLARSAAFLVGRNAHDLLHRGAGGTPLPRAQCQLMKVFRRGRGSHGGSKWFMRGDGTLLPVVWLVTPYELADGSTGVAVLFHERAAEQSEALGAVESGDHVAALAALADSLSLISATTTVLTSSLEMAEALRRLVRLVLPRLADWAVVDLVDEDGDLQRVAVTHYRDGQHVRVEELEGPLPAVPPDSVMPLSRVLMGAPVTRLSSRDYTDPLDSDMAVVQRRLFEATGMRSAIAAPLRGRGGEVLGVLTLGRSGQRRDFDSTEITLVDDIAHQAGLALDYEQQRRVAEAMQRYLLPQLPRVPGVDLEARYHPAPQSSRVGGDWYDAFVLPDGTLTLVLGDVMGHDLRSAARMAEVRSMLRAFAWDRESSPAEIVSRLDRALATIGIPTMATLVFARLVRTAAGSWTLSWTNAGHPPPLLLTPDGGARFLDHGSDLLVGPDPLTDRHTAGVALEPSSTVVLYTDGLVESATHSIDAGLAALRRHAVDLVRGPLTDLCRGLIERVRPSDNDDDVALLALRVADGRTSTASGEDAGPR, encoded by the coding sequence TTGCTGCTCCAGAAGGCCCTGACCGGACTGGACGTCGGCGTGTACGTGACCGACGAGCAGGAACGGATCGTCGCGGTCAACCCGCACGCGGAGGAACTGCTGGCCCGGTCCGCAGCGTTCCTCGTCGGCCGCAACGCCCACGACCTGCTGCACCGGGGAGCGGGCGGCACCCCGCTGCCGCGCGCCCAGTGCCAGTTGATGAAGGTCTTCCGCAGGGGGCGGGGCAGCCACGGCGGCAGCAAGTGGTTCATGCGCGGCGACGGGACGCTGCTGCCGGTGGTCTGGCTGGTCACCCCGTACGAACTGGCCGACGGGTCGACCGGGGTGGCGGTGCTGTTCCACGAACGCGCCGCGGAGCAGTCCGAGGCGCTCGGCGCGGTGGAGTCCGGCGACCACGTGGCGGCGTTGGCGGCCCTGGCCGACAGCCTGTCCCTGATCTCCGCGACCACCACGGTGCTGACCTCCAGCCTGGAGATGGCCGAGGCGCTGCGCCGACTGGTCCGGCTGGTCCTGCCGCGCCTGGCCGACTGGGCCGTGGTGGACCTGGTGGACGAGGACGGCGATCTGCAACGGGTCGCCGTGACGCACTACCGGGACGGACAGCACGTGCGGGTCGAGGAGTTGGAGGGACCGCTGCCGGCGGTTCCCCCGGACTCCGTGATGCCGCTGTCGCGGGTGCTGATGGGAGCGCCCGTGACCCGGCTCAGCTCCAGGGACTACACCGATCCCCTGGACTCGGACATGGCGGTGGTGCAGCGGAGGCTGTTCGAGGCGACGGGGATGCGCTCGGCGATCGCCGCGCCGCTGCGCGGCCGGGGCGGTGAGGTGCTGGGAGTGCTGACCCTGGGACGTTCCGGGCAGCGCCGCGACTTCGACTCCACCGAGATCACGCTGGTCGACGACATCGCCCACCAGGCGGGGCTGGCGCTCGACTACGAGCAGCAGCGCCGGGTGGCCGAGGCGATGCAGCGCTACCTGCTGCCGCAGCTCCCCCGGGTCCCGGGGGTGGACCTGGAGGCGCGCTACCATCCCGCGCCGCAGTCCTCCCGGGTCGGCGGCGACTGGTACGACGCGTTCGTGCTGCCCGACGGCACGCTCACCCTGGTGCTGGGCGACGTGATGGGGCACGACCTGCGCTCGGCGGCCCGCATGGCCGAGGTCCGCAGCATGCTGCGCGCGTTCGCCTGGGACCGCGAGTCGTCTCCCGCCGAGATCGTCTCCCGGCTCGACCGGGCGCTGGCCACCATCGGCATCCCCACCATGGCCACCCTGGTGTTCGCCCGGCTCGTCCGGACGGCGGCCGGTTCCTGGACGTTGAGCTGGACCAACGCGGGGCATCCGCCGCCGCTGCTGCTGACCCCCGACGGCGGTGCCCGCTTCCTCGACCACGGCAGCGACCTCCTGGTGGGCCCCGACCCCCTCACCGACCGGCACACCGCCGGCGTCGCGCTGGAGCCGTCGTCCACGGTGGTGCTCTACACCGACGGCCTCGTCGAGTCCGCCACGCACTCCATCGACGCGGGTCTGGCCGCGCTGCGCCGCCACGCCGTCGACCTGGTGCGCGGCCCGCTCACGGACCTGTGCCGGGGCCTCATCGAACGCGTCCGCCCCTCCGACAACGACGACGACGTGGCTCTGCTGGCCCTGCGTGTCGCCGACGGCCGGACCTCGACGGCCTCGGGGGAGGACGCCGGTCCGCGCTGA